One genomic region from Ptychodera flava strain L36383 chromosome 14, AS_Pfla_20210202, whole genome shotgun sequence encodes:
- the LOC139149123 gene encoding BRISC and BRCA1-A complex member 2-like, producing MIGNEEFDSLDPFIARFVDALRRDSNIGVSGGAVQISNIKSGCYITLQKPVRCCDRFKVTIPFAGNTVTWQVIFNCLCPSDPPDFIFDPEDRGFCPRIEDVKSLVDWDAEDKKSLLYVMTELVERYKEYQEALLEDMPTLYYEYNALKETDIYDQIEVFAGRRKTKGADTPVTFLIRLPVDLSAIPPYLIQGDPGEDIAVLLISFHNVEASKVLPQLYLSPRVEHAIGGASHLRIPVFPRDNTLSEYVPHVKDLLANKVENVVKSYQKRREYISAFLSLFGRSVLEYDAEKFAKISILQEWNDFHFVLHIDIPPHFPREQPVFTFQSVYHTSSFGKPYHHVQKSYPYSPRWNCMEMAERAKSFIIGFIPEFRRNSVGSGKLS from the exons ATGATCGGAAACGAAGAATTCGATTCTCTTGATCCATTTATCGCCAGGTTTGTTGATGCCCTCCGCAGAGACAGTAATATTGGCGTTTCTGGCGGCGCTGTGCAGATTTCAAACATTAAATCGGG GTGTTACATCACATTACAAAAGCCAGTCAGATGTTGTGACCGATTTAAGGTGACGATACCATTTGCAGGAAATACTGTCACTT GgcaagttattttcaattgtCTGTGTCCATCAGATCCCCCAGATTTCATATTTGATCCTGAAGATAGAGGATTTTGCCCTAGAATAGAAGACGTCAAG AGTTTGGTAGATTGGGATGCAGAGGACAAAAAGTCGTTGCTCTATGTCATGACAGAATTGGTTGAAAGATATAAAGAGTATCAAGAAGCCCTATTAGAAGACATGCCAACACTTTACTATGAGTACAATGCACTCAAAGAAACAGATATTTATGACCAAATAGAAGTGTTTGCTGGCAGACGGAAAACAAAA GGAGCGGATACACCAGTTACGTTTCTCATCAGATTACCAGTTGACTTGTCAGCCATACCACCGTATCTCATCCAG GGAGATCCTGGTGAAGACATAGCAGTCTTACTGATAAGTTTTCACAACGTAGAAGCCAGCAAAGTCCTACCTCAACTGTATCTCTCACCGAGAGTGGAACA TGCTATAGGTGGAGCATCTCATCTGAGAATACCTGTATTTCCAAGAGATAACACACTCTCAGAATATGTACCCCACGTTAAAGACCTCCTAGCCAATAAG GTTGAAAATGTTGTGAAGAGTTACCAGAAAAGACGTGAATATATTTCAGCATTTCTTAGTTTGTTTGGAAG GTCGGTTCTTGAGTATGACGCAGAAAAATTTGCCAAGATCTCAATCTTACAAGAATGGAATGACTTCCATTTTGTCTTACACA TTGATATACCTCCGCATTTTCCCCGAGAGCAACCAGTGTTCACATTTCAGTCTGTGTACCACACCTCATCGTTTGGCAAACCATACCACCACGTACAGAAGAGCTATCCTTACAGTCCACGATGGAATTGTATGGAAATGGCAGAAAGGGCCAA AAGTTTCATAATTGGATTTATTCCGGAGTTCAGGCGCAATTCTGTGGGAAGTGGGAAACTCAGCTGA